One window of Bacteroides sp. AN502(2024) genomic DNA carries:
- a CDS encoding glycoside hydrolase family 76 protein — translation MMKQYIFSAVCLMSGVLCMSSCNEDKQAKPYTPDYEIVSEYTNADTWNAYESFNDNLLDPEKNIYKISTAYTAATDRNNGAAAIWCQPIYWDMAMNAYKRAKAEGDTERESKYRQLCDDLFAGNKAHYVNFDFDNNNENTGWFIYDDIQWWTIALARAYELFRVEEYRSLAEASFARVWYGSPRVGDTGSYADPEKSLGGGMFWQWQPIGNPNENAAGDGKMACINFPTVIAALTLYNNVPADRVADPNPESWSNKYGDFTRPHYETREAYLAKGKEIYEWAVKNLVDSNTGEVADSKHGEGNPAWSDHVYNQATFIGASLLLYKATGEKTYLDNAILGADYTMNVMSETYDLLPFESGVEQGIYTAIFAEYMAMLVNDCGQTQYVPFLKRNINYGWANRDQTRNLCGGEYYKAQIEGATIDSYSASGIPALMLLFPADK, via the coding sequence ATGATGAAACAATATATTTTCTCTGCAGTTTGTCTCATGTCCGGTGTCCTTTGTATGTCCTCTTGCAATGAGGATAAACAGGCAAAGCCATATACTCCCGATTACGAGATTGTATCGGAGTATACCAATGCGGATACCTGGAATGCCTATGAATCATTTAATGATAACTTGCTGGACCCCGAAAAGAACATTTATAAAATAAGTACCGCTTATACCGCTGCTACAGACCGTAATAACGGAGCTGCCGCTATCTGGTGTCAGCCGATCTATTGGGATATGGCTATGAACGCATATAAACGTGCAAAAGCGGAAGGAGATACGGAAAGAGAAAGCAAATACAGGCAGTTGTGTGATGATTTGTTTGCCGGAAATAAAGCGCATTATGTAAACTTTGATTTCGACAATAATAATGAGAATACCGGCTGGTTTATCTATGATGATATACAGTGGTGGACCATTGCTTTGGCACGTGCTTACGAATTATTTAGAGTGGAAGAGTATCGCAGTCTGGCAGAAGCGAGTTTTGCACGTGTATGGTACGGTTCTCCTCGGGTAGGTGATACGGGTTCTTATGCAGATCCTGAAAAGAGTTTGGGTGGAGGTATGTTCTGGCAATGGCAGCCTATCGGCAATCCGAATGAAAATGCAGCCGGCGATGGTAAGATGGCTTGTATCAATTTCCCGACTGTGATAGCTGCATTGACCCTTTATAACAATGTTCCTGCCGATCGTGTGGCAGATCCGAATCCGGAAAGCTGGAGTAATAAGTACGGTGATTTTACCCGTCCGCATTATGAAACGAGGGAAGCTTATCTGGCAAAAGGAAAAGAAATCTATGAATGGGCTGTGAAGAATTTGGTAGACAGTAATACCGGAGAGGTTGCCGACAGCAAGCATGGTGAAGGCAATCCAGCATGGTCGGACCATGTATACAATCAGGCCACTTTTATCGGAGCTTCGTTATTGCTTTATAAAGCTACCGGTGAGAAAACATATTTGGACAATGCAATTTTAGGAGCTGACTATACAATGAATGTCATGTCCGAAACGTACGATTTACTGCCGTTCGAGAGTGGTGTGGAACAGGGTATTTATACTGCTATCTTTGCGGAATACATGGCTATGCTGGTGAATGATTGTGGCCAGACCCAGTACGTACCGTTCTTGAAACGTAACATTAATTATGGCTGGGCTAATCGTGACCAGACGCGTAATTTATGTGGTGGCGAATATTATAAGGCACAGATAGAAGGCGCTACTATTGACAGCTATAGTGCATCCGGAATACCGGCATTGATGTTGTTGTTTCCGGCAGATAAATAA
- a CDS encoding glutaminase domain-containing protein, with product MKQQLMMLLLGTAFVFCSCENRIEQHEKNELRAPAYPLVTIDPYTSAWSTTDNLYDSSVKHWTGKDFPLLGVAKVDGQNYRFMGTEELELRPLVKTSEQGNWTGKYTTEQPADGWQNVGFNDKAWKEGEAAFGTMENEHTAKTQWGEEFIWVRRVADIQEDLTGKNVYLEFSHDDDAIIYINGIKVVDTGNACKKNEWVKLSEEVVASLKPGENLIAGYCHNRVGNGLLDFGLLVELDGYRFFHQTAQQTSVDVQPMQTYYTFTCGPVDLKLTFTAPMFMDNLDLLSRPVNYISYEVASNDGQKHQVELYFEASPQWAIDQPHQESVADSFTDGDLLFLRTGSRNQDILKKKGDDVRIDWGHFYLAAEKESSTYAIGGGRELRKSFIDNKLEASATNGYDKLALVRSLGEIQKADGHLLIGYDDIYSIQYFGDNLRPYWNREGNETIVAQFQKAEKEYKTQMKNSAAFDKNLMAQATAAGGRKYAELCALAYRQALAAHKLVQAPNGDLVFLSKENFSNGSIGTVDLTYPGAPLLLYYNPELVKATMNHIFYYSESGKWAKPFAAHDVGTYPLANGQTYGGDMPVEESGNMVVLAAAIAKMEGNADYAQKHWESLTTWTDYLVENGLDPANQLCTDDFAGHFAHNANLSIKAIMGVASYGYLADMLGKKEVAEKYTQKAKEMAAEWVKMADDGDHYRLTFDKPGTWSQKYNLVWDKLLNLQIFPKNVAETEIAYYLSKQNKYGLPLDNRETYTKTDWIMWTATLANDKATFEKFVEPVYLFMNVTPNRVPMSDWVFTDEPNQRGFQARSVVGGYFIKMLEGKLTK from the coding sequence ATGAAACAACAACTGATGATGCTGTTGCTGGGAACAGCTTTTGTTTTTTGTAGCTGTGAGAATCGGATAGAGCAGCACGAGAAGAATGAATTACGTGCTCCGGCATACCCACTGGTGACGATTGACCCTTACACTAGTGCATGGTCTACTACTGACAATCTGTATGACAGCTCTGTGAAACATTGGACGGGCAAGGACTTTCCTTTGCTTGGAGTTGCGAAAGTAGACGGACAAAACTACCGTTTCATGGGAACGGAAGAGCTGGAACTAAGACCTTTGGTGAAAACATCCGAACAAGGTAACTGGACGGGAAAGTATACCACTGAACAGCCTGCTGACGGATGGCAGAATGTTGGATTCAATGATAAAGCCTGGAAAGAAGGCGAAGCTGCTTTCGGGACAATGGAGAATGAACATACTGCCAAGACTCAATGGGGTGAAGAATTTATCTGGGTACGCCGGGTAGCTGATATTCAGGAAGATTTGACAGGAAAGAATGTATACTTGGAATTCTCTCATGACGATGATGCTATTATCTATATCAACGGTATTAAGGTTGTAGATACGGGTAATGCTTGTAAAAAGAACGAATGGGTGAAATTGTCTGAAGAAGTGGTGGCATCTTTGAAACCGGGTGAAAATCTGATTGCAGGTTATTGTCATAACCGGGTAGGAAACGGACTGCTGGATTTCGGATTACTGGTAGAATTGGATGGTTATCGTTTTTTCCATCAAACAGCACAACAAACTTCTGTAGATGTACAACCCATGCAGACCTATTATACCTTTACTTGCGGTCCGGTAGATTTGAAACTTACATTTACCGCTCCTATGTTTATGGATAATCTGGACTTGTTGTCACGTCCGGTTAACTACATTTCTTATGAAGTAGCTTCCAACGATGGTCAGAAGCATCAGGTTGAGTTGTATTTCGAGGCATCTCCGCAATGGGCAATTGACCAACCTCACCAGGAATCTGTTGCTGATAGCTTTACTGACGGTGATTTGTTATTCCTTCGTACCGGAAGCCGCAATCAGGATATTCTGAAGAAAAAGGGTGACGATGTTCGTATTGACTGGGGACATTTTTATCTGGCTGCTGAGAAGGAAAGCAGTACTTATGCGATCGGTGGCGGCAGAGAACTTCGTAAGAGCTTTATTGATAACAAGTTAGAAGCTTCTGCCACAAACGGTTATGACAAACTGGCTTTAGTCCGTTCATTGGGCGAAATACAAAAAGCTGATGGTCACCTGTTGATTGGATATGATGATATTTATTCCATTCAATACTTTGGTGATAACCTGCGTCCTTACTGGAACCGTGAGGGCAATGAAACGATTGTTGCCCAATTCCAGAAAGCAGAGAAAGAATACAAGACACAAATGAAGAATAGTGCTGCTTTTGACAAGAATCTGATGGCACAAGCTACTGCTGCCGGTGGACGCAAATATGCCGAACTTTGTGCATTGGCTTATCGTCAGGCATTGGCTGCACATAAATTGGTACAGGCTCCGAACGGTGACTTAGTATTTCTTTCTAAGGAGAATTTCAGTAATGGTTCCATCGGAACAGTCGACCTGACTTATCCGGGAGCTCCGTTGCTTTTGTACTACAATCCGGAATTGGTAAAGGCTACTATGAATCATATCTTCTATTATAGCGAAAGCGGAAAATGGGCGAAACCATTTGCTGCACACGATGTCGGTACTTATCCATTGGCTAACGGTCAGACCTATGGCGGTGATATGCCGGTAGAGGAGTCGGGTAATATGGTAGTGCTGGCAGCTGCCATTGCAAAGATGGAAGGCAATGCTGATTACGCACAGAAGCATTGGGAATCCTTGACCACATGGACAGACTATCTGGTAGAGAACGGACTTGATCCGGCTAACCAACTTTGTACCGATGATTTTGCAGGTCACTTTGCACACAATGCAAACCTTTCTATCAAAGCGATCATGGGTGTCGCTTCATACGGTTATCTGGCAGATATGTTGGGCAAGAAAGAGGTGGCTGAGAAGTACACACAGAAAGCGAAAGAAATGGCTGCCGAGTGGGTGAAGATGGCAGATGATGGTGACCACTATCGTCTGACATTTGACAAGCCGGGAACATGGAGTCAGAAGTACAACTTGGTGTGGGATAAACTGTTGAATCTGCAAATCTTCCCTAAAAATGTTGCAGAAACGGAAATAGCTTACTATCTTTCGAAGCAAAATAAATATGGTCTTCCGTTGGATAATCGTGAAACATACACAAAAACCGACTGGATCATGTGGACAGCTACATTGGCAAATGATAAGGCTACCTTTGAGAAATTCGTCGAACCGGTATATCTGTTTATGAATGTGACACCTAACCGTGTTCCGATGTCCGATTGGGTATTTACAGATGAACCGAATCAAAGAGGTTTTCAGGCACGTTCCGTTGTAGGTGGATATTTTATCAAGATGCTTGAAGGAAAACTTACTAAATAA
- a CDS encoding FecR family protein, with the protein MKLMNSEQKHTDFSLYTFEEFLQNDFFISSMNHPTEETKKFWDEFEWLNPSNIDEYIAAKRYMEVFSKEKEEVLSNEETDDLWTRIQATNINKEKAKRKNYFLIGLSSAASVAILVGCFFLLKSYSSVLEPDIATFAVNTKADLPLTEETLLILAEDNVVSLKEKETEITYDSVEIKTNQESIQKEKSAAYNQLVIPRGKRSVLTFADGSKVWVNAGTRVIYPVEFEKDKREIYVDGEIYIEVVRDENRPFYVRTKDMNVRVLGTKFNVTAYESETIRSVVLAQGCVQVETVRTPKAILAPNQMFSSADGKENISQVDVEQAISWINGLYCFQSADLGMVLQRLSTYYGVNVEFDPALSKIKCSGKIDLKDSFETVINGLTFVAPISYAYDEQYKTYRVIKK; encoded by the coding sequence ATGAAATTGATGAACTCTGAACAAAAACATACAGATTTTTCCCTATATACTTTTGAAGAATTTCTTCAGAATGATTTCTTTATTTCTTCTATGAATCATCCTACGGAAGAAACAAAGAAGTTTTGGGATGAATTTGAATGGTTGAATCCTTCTAATATAGATGAATATATAGCAGCAAAAAGATATATGGAGGTTTTTTCAAAAGAGAAAGAAGAAGTACTTTCAAACGAGGAAACGGATGATTTATGGACTCGTATACAGGCAACCAATATAAATAAGGAGAAGGCGAAACGTAAGAACTATTTCTTAATAGGATTGAGCTCGGCTGCCAGTGTTGCTATTCTTGTGGGATGTTTCTTCTTATTAAAGAGTTATTCTTCGGTGCTGGAGCCGGATATTGCCACTTTTGCAGTGAATACCAAAGCTGATTTGCCTCTGACGGAAGAAACACTGTTGATTTTGGCGGAAGATAACGTAGTGAGCCTGAAAGAAAAAGAAACGGAGATTACGTATGATTCCGTAGAAATCAAAACAAATCAGGAAAGTATACAAAAGGAAAAATCAGCAGCTTACAATCAATTGGTCATTCCGCGTGGAAAGCGATCGGTATTGACGTTTGCCGATGGATCTAAAGTCTGGGTGAATGCCGGCACGAGAGTGATTTATCCGGTAGAGTTTGAAAAAGATAAACGTGAAATCTATGTGGATGGAGAAATCTACATAGAAGTAGTCAGAGATGAGAACCGCCCTTTCTATGTGCGGACCAAAGATATGAATGTCAGGGTGCTTGGTACTAAATTTAATGTAACGGCGTATGAATCGGAAACAATTAGAAGTGTAGTGCTGGCGCAAGGATGTGTTCAGGTAGAGACAGTCCGGACTCCGAAAGCGATTTTGGCTCCTAATCAGATGTTCAGCTCTGCCGATGGAAAGGAAAATATATCACAAGTAGATGTAGAACAGGCAATATCGTGGATAAATGGACTCTATTGTTTCCAAAGTGCCGATTTGGGAATGGTATTGCAACGCCTGTCTACCTATTATGGTGTGAATGTAGAATTTGACCCAGCGCTAAGTAAAATAAAATGTTCCGGAAAAATTGATTTGAAAGACAGCTTTGAAACAGTTATTAATGGATTAACCTTTGTTGCACCAATTTCTTACGCCTATGATGAACAATATAAAACGTATCGAGTAATAAAGAAATAG
- a CDS encoding RagB/SusD family nutrient uptake outer membrane protein: protein MKKYNYIIVSLLACLLTTSCNDYFNQVPDDRLSLKEIFKTRDGALRYLSNVYTFLPDEFNQRQVHETSLYRTPGPWTGSSDEAEWTNDNKGKLINNNSIDATEGTMVLYRWKSWFSGIHEAAVFTENVDQAPITVTERNQWKAEARALQAIYYFYLVRTYGPVPLLEKDFPMDTPSDELQLPRNTVDECFDFIVSELKGAQKDGLLDDASTDKVSGYGRIDKAIAQAFIIEALTYRASWLFNGECNYYSDLANTDGTKLFPNKPDEAAKRANWQKVINECNTFFSSYGSRYHLMYTNKDGVSVSGPDSEGFSPTESYRRAVRTLFSEMGNNKEMIFYRLDNAAGTMQYDRMPNRSGNTTNYRGGSLLGATQEMVDAYFMSNGESPISGYTADGVTPIINEKSDYDVEEGVSTTEYKGTDGTLYAPAGTRMMYVNREPRFYVDITFSNSKWFDGTEGDYIVDFTYSGSCGKEQGSNDYTSTGYLVRKGMDSGDRNQNLVCVLLRLTNIYFDYIEALAHVSPTHEDIWTYMNMIRKRAGIPGYGETVNLPKPTTTEEVMELIRKEKRIELSFENCRYFDVRRWGLVNEYFNKAIHGMNVNYDGNEFFKRTEIVKRVFDRQYFFPIPQGEIDIDKNLVQNTGF from the coding sequence ATGAAAAAATATAATTATATAATCGTTAGTTTGCTGGCGTGTCTCTTGACGACATCTTGTAATGACTATTTTAATCAGGTACCTGATGACCGTTTATCACTCAAGGAGATTTTCAAAACCAGAGATGGAGCCTTGCGGTATCTTTCGAACGTATACACATTCTTACCGGATGAATTTAACCAACGTCAGGTGCATGAAACAAGTCTGTACCGTACTCCCGGTCCTTGGACAGGCTCCAGTGACGAAGCAGAGTGGACAAATGACAATAAAGGGAAGTTGATAAATAACAATTCAATCGATGCTACCGAAGGAACGATGGTATTGTATCGCTGGAAGAGCTGGTTTTCAGGTATTCATGAAGCGGCAGTATTTACAGAAAATGTAGATCAGGCACCGATAACTGTTACAGAAAGAAATCAATGGAAAGCGGAAGCAAGAGCTTTGCAGGCGATCTACTATTTTTATTTAGTACGTACTTATGGCCCGGTTCCTTTGCTTGAAAAGGACTTCCCGATGGATACTCCGAGCGATGAGTTGCAACTCCCGCGTAATACGGTAGACGAGTGTTTCGATTTTATCGTATCAGAACTGAAAGGTGCGCAAAAAGATGGTTTACTGGATGATGCTTCTACCGACAAAGTGTCCGGATATGGCCGTATTGATAAGGCGATTGCACAGGCGTTTATCATCGAGGCATTAACTTATCGTGCCAGCTGGTTGTTTAATGGAGAGTGCAATTACTATTCTGACTTGGCTAATACGGACGGAACAAAACTGTTCCCTAACAAACCGGACGAAGCTGCCAAACGTGCCAATTGGCAGAAAGTGATTAATGAATGTAACACTTTCTTTTCTAGTTATGGAAGTCGTTATCATCTGATGTATACCAATAAGGACGGTGTTTCTGTTTCCGGTCCGGACTCGGAAGGCTTCAGCCCGACGGAATCTTATCGCCGTGCAGTAAGAACATTGTTTTCTGAAATGGGTAATAATAAAGAGATGATTTTCTATCGTTTGGATAATGCTGCCGGAACCATGCAGTACGACCGTATGCCAAATAGATCTGGTAATACGACCAACTATAGGGGTGGTAGTTTGTTGGGAGCAACTCAAGAAATGGTAGATGCCTATTTCATGTCAAACGGAGAGTCTCCTATTTCCGGTTATACTGCTGATGGAGTCACTCCGATTATCAACGAAAAATCCGATTATGATGTAGAAGAAGGAGTTTCTACAACAGAATACAAAGGAACAGATGGTACTTTATATGCACCGGCAGGAACCAGAATGATGTATGTTAATCGTGAACCTCGTTTCTATGTAGACATTACCTTTAGTAATTCAAAATGGTTTGATGGAACAGAAGGCGATTATATCGTAGATTTCACTTATAGCGGAAGTTGTGGTAAAGAACAAGGTAGCAATGACTATACAAGTACAGGTTATTTGGTGCGTAAAGGAATGGATTCCGGCGACCGTAACCAAAACTTGGTTTGTGTGCTCTTGCGTCTGACTAATATTTATTTTGACTATATCGAAGCGCTTGCGCATGTCAGTCCGACTCATGAAGACATCTGGACGTATATGAACATGATCCGTAAGCGTGCGGGTATTCCGGGATACGGTGAAACAGTCAATCTGCCTAAACCGACTACAACGGAAGAAGTCATGGAGCTGATTCGTAAGGAGAAACGCATTGAATTGAGTTTTGAAAACTGCCGTTATTTTGATGTACGTCGCTGGGGATTGGTAAATGAATATTTCAACAAGGCAATTCACGGTATGAATGTCAATTATGACGGAAATGAATTCTTCAAACGTACGGAGATTGTGAAACGTGTTTTTGACCGTCAGTACTTCTTCCCCATACCACAGGGCGAAATTGATATTGATAAAAACCTGGTTCAGAATACAGGATTCTAA
- a CDS encoding DUF4972 domain-containing protein — translation MNTKYSNWKMWCYVLCMVLTIQLAACSEETHDEYTAAPEIENIYIDQLDALIAEMTDLQQNSDYGDRKGQYPTESRAILTDAIDDANRSVLLIKYQQPSPSESEKQRYVAKAKESIEQFKSTIRIEDAETTPAELFVDGRGDGGSYIDFGRSEEYVNFGTKGNQAFTIEFWVKVTKGGGKDQNVFLSTYMGGDGWRNGWMMYWRNVDGGIYRATWGETGGNICEPSLKAPEDGKWQHFLFVYSDKGLPGNPELRAKLYVNGEVKTTEGGVGNRFYNSSNYANYNTPMTAFGRYMRTSDNLFEEGFGGYMKKIRIWKSAKDNEYVQNSYNGMAEVTGKETDLAAAWDFMTKPSGSGNEVIDLTGRHTAKIIGTYEWQRIVE, via the coding sequence ATGAATACGAAATATTCAAATTGGAAAATGTGGTGTTATGTGTTATGTATGGTGCTAACAATTCAATTGGCGGCTTGTTCTGAAGAAACTCATGACGAGTATACTGCGGCTCCTGAAATAGAAAATATTTATATCGACCAACTGGATGCATTAATTGCTGAGATGACTGATTTGCAGCAAAATTCAGACTACGGAGATAGGAAAGGACAGTACCCTACCGAAAGCCGGGCAATTCTGACAGATGCGATAGATGATGCTAATCGTTCGGTACTTTTAATCAAATATCAGCAACCCTCTCCGTCGGAAAGTGAGAAACAACGCTATGTGGCAAAAGCCAAGGAGTCTATAGAACAGTTCAAGAGTACGATCCGTATAGAAGACGCTGAAACAACACCGGCTGAACTGTTTGTGGACGGACGTGGTGATGGTGGTTCTTATATCGATTTCGGACGTAGTGAAGAATATGTCAATTTCGGAACTAAAGGAAACCAAGCCTTTACTATTGAATTCTGGGTGAAAGTAACCAAAGGTGGTGGAAAAGACCAAAATGTGTTCCTGTCAACTTACATGGGCGGTGACGGATGGCGTAATGGCTGGATGATGTACTGGCGCAATGTGGATGGTGGTATTTATCGTGCAACTTGGGGCGAAACAGGAGGAAATATCTGTGAACCGTCACTAAAGGCACCGGAAGATGGAAAATGGCAACATTTCTTGTTTGTGTACAGTGATAAAGGATTGCCGGGCAATCCGGAACTTCGTGCGAAATTGTATGTGAACGGAGAAGTGAAAACAACCGAGGGAGGCGTGGGTAACAGGTTCTATAATTCAAGCAACTATGCCAACTACAATACACCGATGACTGCTTTCGGACGTTATATGCGTACCAGTGATAATCTGTTTGAAGAAGGCTTTGGCGGTTATATGAAGAAAATCCGCATCTGGAAAAGCGCAAAGGATAACGAATACGTTCAGAATTCTTATAATGGCATGGCTGAAGTGACGGGTAAAGAAACTGATTTGGCGGCAGCATGGGATTTCATGACCAAACCTTCCGGTTCAGGTAATGAAGTAATAGATTTGACAGGTCGTCATACTGCTAAAATTATCGGTACTTACGAGTGGCAACGTATTGTTGAATAA
- a CDS encoding glycoside hydrolase family 76 protein, with product MKGKILLTLTLLLGASTTIWAVGNLGQANQKKHAYTNKDVWAAYEGFNNTLLDSNKYIYKTNSSYPSAVDRGNGAAAIWCQPIYWDMAMNAYKLAKAQKDGKKIRYYKTLCEKIFAGNKAQYCQFDFDDNNENTGWFIYDDIMWWTISLARGYELFGVDEYLKLSEASFKRVWYGSEKVGDTGSYDKENGGMFWQWQPIHHPKPNKFGDGKMACINFPTVVAALTLYNNVPDNRKESTDKRPDYQTKAQYLAKGKEIYEWGVENLLDKATGRIADSRHGNGNPAWKAHVYNQATFIGASILLYKATGEKRYLDNAILAADYIVKDMSAEHKVLPFEVGIEQGIYTAIFAEYMAWLVYDCGQTQYLSFLKRTIQTGWANRDKTRNVCGGEYHKKLPAGSEIDSYSASGIPALMLLFPPKK from the coding sequence ATGAAAGGCAAAATTCTTTTGACCCTGACGTTGTTGTTGGGAGCATCAACAACTATATGGGCAGTCGGCAATTTAGGACAAGCAAACCAGAAGAAGCACGCATATACGAACAAAGATGTATGGGCGGCTTATGAAGGATTTAACAATACATTACTGGACTCTAATAAATATATTTATAAAACAAATTCCTCTTATCCGAGTGCTGTTGATCGTGGCAATGGAGCAGCGGCTATCTGGTGTCAGCCTATTTATTGGGATATGGCGATGAATGCTTATAAACTGGCAAAGGCACAGAAAGACGGAAAGAAGATACGCTATTATAAAACACTTTGCGAGAAAATATTCGCAGGAAATAAAGCACAATATTGTCAATTTGATTTTGATGATAATAACGAAAACACCGGCTGGTTCATTTATGATGACATCATGTGGTGGACTATCAGTCTGGCACGTGGCTACGAGCTTTTTGGAGTGGATGAATATCTGAAACTCTCGGAAGCCAGTTTCAAACGTGTATGGTATGGATCGGAAAAAGTGGGTGATACAGGTTCGTATGACAAAGAAAATGGAGGTATGTTCTGGCAATGGCAACCCATTCATCATCCGAAACCGAATAAGTTCGGTGATGGAAAAATGGCCTGTATTAACTTCCCGACTGTTGTTGCTGCGTTGACCCTCTACAATAACGTGCCTGACAATAGAAAGGAATCGACTGACAAACGGCCGGATTATCAGACGAAAGCTCAATATCTTGCCAAAGGCAAAGAAATCTACGAATGGGGAGTGGAAAATCTGTTGGATAAAGCAACAGGAAGGATTGCTGATAGTCGTCATGGAAATGGCAATCCCGCCTGGAAGGCACATGTCTATAATCAGGCAACCTTTATCGGTGCATCCATACTGCTTTATAAAGCGACCGGAGAGAAGCGTTATTTGGATAATGCTATTCTGGCAGCAGACTATATAGTGAAAGATATGTCTGCAGAACATAAAGTGCTACCTTTCGAAGTTGGTATTGAACAGGGTATCTATACTGCTATCTTTGCGGAATATATGGCATGGTTGGTGTATGATTGCGGACAAACCCAATATCTCTCGTTCCTGAAACGTACCATCCAAACAGGTTGGGCAAACAGAGATAAGACACGGAATGTATGCGGAGGTGAATATCATAAAAAGTTGCCGGCAGGTTCGGAGATCGATAGCTATTCTGCTTCCGGTATACCGGCATTGATGCTTTTATTTCCGCCTAAGAAGTAA
- a CDS encoding DUF4972 domain-containing protein, with translation MKCLTNKWREEAMLLSFFLIYSLAGIFTACDDIEDKYITDTQLSILQESRVSLNYLLKNSTYGTAPGTYPETGKDILNAAITELDALITRVEAGEELDETTLEAAVAKVNQAIDEFKNSKYYNLSSEAQQYINNLLAKANEILAIVNDETKWGNHQGQYSVENKSVLESAAKDLEGLAERIKSGSITNMTQEIYDEAIATADKKVEEVEDSAWPDNSQITWNLFVDGNAGSYIDFGYSEDYVKFGEDDNQAFTIELWVNIKEYCNKQGEDNCTFLSTMTNAPYWSGWCAQDRTKGLLRTMVAHWQDNNHTNPQEWEPGWKKSDNWTKDRWVHYAFLFRDKGLPGFDTPTDVKCYSMIDGTRQGEIIRVGEPWRTYINKQSIANQIHMTGFCMMDNNRNRNEWFSGYIKKIRIWKTNRTENQVYASYMGNEEGVSADNPNLVEAWDFEVKGERPTQSATRTITGLKGHTATLVGDNWQWIESTDIADNK, from the coding sequence ATGAAATGTTTAACTAATAAATGGAGGGAGGAAGCAATGCTCCTCTCTTTCTTCCTGATTTATAGTCTGGCAGGGATATTTACCGCTTGTGACGATATTGAGGACAAGTATATAACAGATACACAATTAAGTATTCTGCAGGAAAGCCGTGTGTCATTGAACTATTTATTGAAAAATTCAACCTACGGAACTGCTCCCGGGACATATCCTGAAACCGGAAAGGATATATTAAATGCCGCTATTACTGAGTTGGATGCACTGATAACACGGGTAGAAGCTGGTGAGGAACTGGATGAAACAACTTTGGAAGCTGCTGTAGCAAAGGTAAATCAAGCGATTGATGAGTTTAAAAATTCAAAATATTACAATCTGTCTTCGGAAGCACAGCAGTATATCAATAATTTGCTGGCTAAGGCGAATGAAATACTCGCGATCGTTAACGATGAAACGAAATGGGGAAATCATCAGGGACAATATTCGGTAGAAAATAAGTCGGTTTTGGAGAGTGCAGCTAAAGACTTGGAAGGTCTGGCTGAAAGAATCAAATCCGGTTCCATCACAAATATGACGCAGGAGATTTATGATGAGGCTATTGCTACTGCCGATAAGAAAGTAGAAGAAGTAGAAGATTCTGCATGGCCGGATAACAGTCAAATAACTTGGAATCTGTTTGTAGACGGAAATGCCGGGTCTTATATAGACTTTGGTTATAGCGAGGATTATGTGAAGTTTGGAGAGGATGACAATCAGGCATTCACGATTGAACTTTGGGTGAATATTAAAGAATATTGCAATAAACAGGGAGAAGACAACTGTACTTTCCTTTCTACCATGACCAACGCCCCTTATTGGAGCGGATGGTGTGCCCAGGATCGTACGAAGGGATTATTAAGAACAATGGTTGCTCACTGGCAAGATAATAATCACACAAATCCGCAAGAATGGGAACCGGGATGGAAGAAGTCGGACAACTGGACCAAAGATCGTTGGGTGCATTATGCGTTCCTGTTCAGGGATAAGGGACTGCCGGGATTTGATACTCCAACAGATGTGAAGTGTTATTCTATGATTGACGGTACGAGACAAGGTGAAATCATTCGTGTGGGTGAACCTTGGAGAACGTATATCAATAAACAATCCATAGCCAATCAAATTCACATGACCGGATTCTGTATGATGGATAATAATAGAAATCGTAACGAATGGTTCTCCGGCTACATAAAGAAGATACGTATCTGGAAAACAAACCGGACAGAAAATCAGGTATATGCTTCTTATATGGGTAATGAAGAAGGTGTAAGTGCGGATAATCCGAATTTGGTAGAAGCCTGGGATTTTGAAGTGAAAGGTGAGCGGCCTACTCAAAGTGCTACCAGGACAATAACAGGTTTAAAAGGGCATACAGCAACATTAGTTGGGGATAACTGGCAATGGATTGAATCCACAGATATTGCAGATAATAAATAA